One genomic segment of uncultured Desulfobacter sp. includes these proteins:
- a CDS encoding glutamate--tRNA ligase family protein produces MQGTSITFENNLPVCLSNVPVNPVSRLAPTPSGFLHLGNAVNFLVTWAIVRSREGRLHLRIDDMDGIRFRPDVLEDIFTSLDWLGLDWDTGPAGPDDFYQNYSLQKKKEYYRDRLQALNKTNKTGQNTFVCRCSRASIKKISPNGLYPGTCRSAGLAFEPGFHAVRLRVKNDACIQVNDQRIDLAGTFGDFVLWRKDDQPSYHLASLLEDEEGGINFIVRGRDLLLSSAAQIYLAQCFGFSSFPACRFIHHGLVLGDNGEKLSKSRGAHALKDLRQSGGSFTDAVKTAARILGLKHNTIFTAQDLKQAIKDKELKSDG; encoded by the coding sequence TTGCAGGGAACATCCATCACCTTTGAAAACAATTTACCTGTGTGCCTTTCCAATGTACCGGTCAATCCGGTTTCACGCCTTGCACCAACCCCCAGCGGTTTTTTGCACCTCGGCAATGCGGTAAATTTTTTGGTGACCTGGGCCATTGTCAGAAGCCGTGAGGGACGCCTTCATCTGCGCATTGATGATATGGACGGTATCCGTTTCAGACCGGATGTGCTGGAAGATATTTTCACCAGTCTTGATTGGCTGGGACTGGACTGGGATACAGGACCGGCAGGGCCGGATGATTTCTATCAAAATTATTCCTTGCAAAAAAAAAAAGAGTATTACCGGGACAGATTGCAGGCCCTAAATAAAACAAACAAAACAGGGCAAAATACCTTTGTTTGCCGGTGCAGCCGGGCATCCATAAAAAAAATATCGCCCAATGGACTGTATCCAGGCACATGCCGGAGTGCAGGCCTTGCATTTGAACCCGGTTTTCATGCTGTCCGGTTAAGGGTGAAAAATGATGCCTGCATTCAGGTCAACGATCAGCGCATTGATCTGGCCGGCACATTTGGTGATTTTGTCCTCTGGCGCAAGGATGATCAACCCAGTTATCATTTGGCAAGCCTTTTGGAAGATGAAGAAGGAGGTATCAATTTTATAGTCCGGGGGCGGGACCTTCTCTTGTCCAGTGCTGCCCAGATTTATCTTGCCCAATGTTTTGGATTTTCTTCATTTCCGGCATGCCGGTTTATTCATCACGGGCTTGTTCTGGGGGATAATGGCGAAAAGTTATCAAAATCAAGGGGGGCGCATGCCCTCAAAGACCTGAGGCAGTCAGGGGGCTCTTTTACCGACGCCGTAAAAACAGCGGCCCGGATTTTAGGGCTTAAACATAATACGATTTTTACCGCACAGGATCTGAAACAAGCGATTAAAGACAAGGAGTTAAAAAGTGACGGATAA
- a CDS encoding RNA-guided endonuclease TnpB family protein, whose protein sequence is MKIRRAYKYRIYPNKQQQQQQQQQLAVQFGHARFIFNYGLDARKQAFKETGKGLSYTATALLLPKLKQSLPWLKEADSQVLQQKLKDLDTAYVNFFQGRAGYPTFKNKNSHQAIRYPQRFKLTDSQIYLPKVGWVAPVLHRPTEGVPKNATVSKTKSGKYFVSVQCELEICEFSNNLPAVGVDLGLHHFATLSTGEKVAHPAYLRAAEKKLRRLQKALSRTKKGSANRAKARRRVAVLHEKIANQRSDFLHKLSNRLVRSHGTVSLENLNVAGMVKCHSLAKSISDSGWNTFKLQCEYKACQYGAGVQSVDRFFPSSKTCNVCGYVNNDLKLQHRFWTCPKCSAEHDRDINAAINICNFNTVGATELQACGEDVRPTTFLGGGLTSVKQEAQGL, encoded by the coding sequence ATGAAAATACGTCGTGCATATAAGTACCGTATCTACCCGAATAAGCAGCAGCAGCAGCAACAACAACAACAGTTGGCTGTACAGTTCGGGCATGCGCGTTTCATTTTCAACTACGGGCTTGACGCTCGTAAGCAAGCGTTTAAAGAAACCGGCAAAGGCCTTTCCTATACAGCCACAGCACTTTTACTGCCTAAGCTGAAACAGAGTCTGCCGTGGCTCAAAGAAGCAGACTCCCAGGTGCTGCAGCAGAAGCTCAAAGATCTGGACACTGCCTATGTAAACTTCTTTCAAGGCCGTGCAGGCTATCCCACGTTTAAGAACAAAAACAGTCATCAAGCGATTAGGTATCCACAACGTTTCAAACTCACAGACTCTCAGATTTACCTTCCCAAAGTCGGGTGGGTCGCACCGGTATTGCACCGTCCCACTGAAGGTGTACCGAAAAATGCCACCGTCTCGAAAACCAAGAGCGGTAAGTATTTTGTTTCGGTACAGTGTGAGCTTGAAATATGTGAATTCTCTAATAATCTGCCGGCTGTGGGTGTTGACTTGGGATTGCATCACTTCGCTACGCTGTCCACCGGTGAAAAGGTGGCGCATCCCGCCTACTTGAGAGCGGCTGAGAAAAAACTCAGGCGTCTTCAGAAGGCACTTAGTCGAACCAAGAAGGGAAGCGCCAATAGAGCTAAGGCGCGGCGCCGTGTTGCAGTACTTCACGAGAAAATAGCGAATCAACGCTCTGATTTTCTCCATAAGCTCAGCAACCGGCTAGTGCGCAGCCACGGGACAGTCAGTCTCGAAAACCTGAATGTTGCCGGTATGGTGAAGTGCCATAGTTTAGCCAAATCAATCAGTGACAGCGGCTGGAATACGTTTAAATTGCAATGTGAATACAAAGCATGTCAATACGGTGCCGGCGTACAGTCAGTTGATAGATTTTTCCCTTCCAGTAAAACCTGCAATGTTTGCGGGTACGTTAATAATGATTTAAAGTTGCAGCACAGGTTCTGGACCTGCCCTAAGTGCTCAGCAGAGCACGATAGGGATATCAATGCTGCAATAAACATATGTAATTTCAATACCGTGGGAGCCACGGAACTTCAAGCCTGTGGAGAGGATGTAAGACCTACTACCTTTTTGGGTGGTGGGCTAACCTCTGTGAAGCAGGAAGCCCAAGGCCTTTAG
- a CDS encoding universal stress protein, with product MKLIVGYKHGTNQAENLLELALKRAQLFNATVLIVTIMSEGMEKDQDLITEAEAALEKAKTHFDRKNIPCETHLLIRGIDSGDDLVNFAKETQADEIIIGVKNRTKVGKLLLGSTAQAVVLNAPCPVVTMK from the coding sequence ATGAAACTTATCGTGGGCTACAAGCATGGCACAAACCAGGCGGAAAATCTTCTTGAACTTGCATTGAAACGGGCTCAACTTTTTAATGCAACAGTATTGATCGTTACCATAATGTCCGAGGGTATGGAAAAGGATCAGGACTTGATCACTGAGGCGGAAGCCGCACTGGAAAAGGCCAAAACCCATTTTGACAGGAAAAATATTCCCTGTGAAACCCATTTACTGATTCGCGGCATTGATTCCGGAGATGATCTGGTTAATTTTGCAAAAGAAACCCAGGCAGACGAAATCATTATCGGTGTGAAAAACAGAACCAAGGTGGGAAAACTACTGCTAGGTTCCACCGCCCAGGCCGTGGTCCTCAATGCCCCTTGCCCGGTGGTTACCATGAAATAG
- a CDS encoding PilZ domain-containing protein: protein MTDKFSKDKSLLDEIMSELSSLADDQQEDILECILNIKEPRSYSRVNKPIEVDILIGDKVIQSHAKDLSASGVFIKSRMNPDIGVPAKIVFSLPGQTRPFKLNGTVARTDSGGIGLYFSDMTPYVREHLENQLKRVSGFRP, encoded by the coding sequence GTGACGGATAAATTTTCAAAAGACAAGTCGCTCCTGGATGAGATAATGTCGGAACTCAGTTCCCTGGCCGATGACCAGCAAGAGGATATTTTGGAATGTATTCTCAATATCAAGGAGCCCAGATCCTATTCCCGGGTGAATAAACCCATTGAAGTGGATATTCTGATCGGTGATAAAGTTATACAGTCTCATGCTAAGGATCTGAGTGCTTCCGGGGTGTTTATCAAATCCAGGATGAATCCGGATATTGGGGTACCGGCAAAAATCGTCTTTTCCCTTCCCGGCCAGACCCGGCCTTTTAAACTTAACGGCACTGTGGCCAGAACAGATTCGGGCGGGATCGGGTTATATTTTTCCGACATGACACCCTATGTCCGGGAACACCTGGAAAATCAGCTCAAAAGGGTGTCTGGGTTCAGGCCTTGA